In Flavobacterium endoglycinae, one DNA window encodes the following:
- a CDS encoding PaaI family thioesterase: METKTRLQVLQDYIGREFTVSPSPFMLWMNPIVLEAKENGVAFQYIIREEMSNPVKSLHGGVTAAIADDCIGAMMFSLDEETFYTTINLVIDYFTPAFVGDTIIARSSMVRKGKQMVNAQCEIWNHNETRLIARATSNLLKTNLVKKTLQ, from the coding sequence ATGGAAACAAAAACAAGATTACAAGTATTACAAGATTACATAGGCCGTGAATTTACGGTTTCACCCTCACCTTTTATGCTTTGGATGAACCCGATTGTTCTTGAAGCAAAGGAAAATGGTGTCGCATTTCAGTATATAATCCGTGAAGAAATGTCGAATCCAGTGAAAAGTCTTCATGGTGGCGTAACCGCCGCTATTGCTGACGACTGCATTGGTGCGATGATGTTTTCGCTGGATGAAGAAACTTTTTATACCACGATAAATCTTGTGATAGATTATTTTACTCCTGCTTTTGTTGGTGATACTATTATTGCCAGAAGTTCTATGGTGCGAAAAGGGAAACAAATGGTGAATGCACAATGTGAAATCTGGAATCATAATGAAACCCGTTTGATTGCCAGAGCTACTTCTAATCTTTTAAAAACCAATTTGGTAAAAAAAACGCTTCAATAA
- a CDS encoding helix-turn-helix domain-containing protein — protein MNNQMDNQNCDFNSSDLMLKGFKVYKLNDDISKIPVYSRRDFYKICINTSQSRIHYADRGIETDGTILFFGNPIIPYSWETISQEYEGYACVFTEEFLKAKDRSETLHESPLFKIGGTPIFSLTPEQKVFIDSLFQKMIKEYETDYVFKDDLMRNYINLIIHESMKMQPSENFFRHKNASSRITSLFLELLERQFPIETKDQPLCLKTPQDYAQSLSVHVNHLNRSVKEVTGRPTTAHITDRIITEAKALLQHTDWSISDIGYSLGFEYPSYFNNYFKRLTGTVPKSLRM, from the coding sequence ATGAATAATCAAATGGATAATCAGAACTGCGATTTTAATTCCTCAGATTTAATGCTGAAAGGTTTTAAAGTTTATAAATTGAATGATGATATTAGTAAAATTCCGGTGTATAGCAGAAGGGATTTTTACAAAATCTGCATCAATACCAGCCAAAGCCGTATACATTATGCGGATCGCGGAATAGAAACGGACGGAACAATTCTCTTTTTCGGTAATCCAATAATTCCGTATTCATGGGAAACTATTTCTCAGGAATATGAAGGGTATGCGTGTGTTTTTACAGAAGAATTCCTAAAAGCCAAAGATCGCTCCGAAACGCTTCACGAATCGCCGTTATTTAAAATAGGAGGAACGCCAATCTTTTCATTAACTCCTGAACAAAAGGTATTTATCGATTCGCTTTTTCAAAAAATGATCAAAGAATACGAAACTGATTATGTGTTCAAAGACGATTTGATGCGCAATTACATCAATTTGATTATTCATGAATCGATGAAAATGCAGCCGTCGGAGAATTTCTTCAGACATAAAAATGCTTCATCTCGCATAACATCTTTGTTTTTAGAACTGCTGGAAAGACAATTTCCAATTGAAACCAAAGATCAGCCGCTTTGTTTAAAAACGCCGCAGGATTATGCGCAGAGCCTTTCGGTTCACGTAAATCATTTAAATCGTTCTGTAAAAGAAGTAACAGGAAGACCCACAACTGCTCATATTACGGATCGAATTATTACAGAAGCCAAAGCCTTATTGCAGCATACGGATTGGAGTATTTCGGACATTGGGTATTCATTGGGGTTTGAATATCCAAGTTACTTTAATAATTACTTTAAAAGACTTACAGGAACGGTTCCAAAATCGCTCAGAATGTAA
- a CDS encoding ArsR/SmtB family transcription factor, whose amino-acid sequence MEPIEIFKALSNKSRLQMLEWLKEPELNFPGQLEHAGFEHGVCVGQIQAKAGLTQSTVSEYLSILQRAGFIEAKRVGQWTYYKRNEGAFEALSKLIQSNL is encoded by the coding sequence ATGGAACCGATAGAAATTTTTAAAGCATTATCTAATAAGTCCAGATTGCAAATGCTGGAATGGCTAAAAGAGCCTGAATTAAACTTTCCGGGACAGCTTGAACATGCCGGATTTGAACATGGTGTGTGTGTTGGACAAATTCAAGCCAAAGCCGGTTTAACACAATCCACAGTATCTGAATATCTCTCTATTTTACAGCGCGCTGGTTTTATTGAAGCCAAACGTGTTGGACAATGGACGTATTATAAACGTAACGAAGGTGCCTTTGAAGCACTCAGTAAATTAATTCAATCTAATTTGTAA
- a CDS encoding TlpA family protein disulfide reductase produces MKKTLLIVAFLCCVITSSKAQVIGVDVGDIAPEIDLPNTKGENVALSSLRGSLVLVDFWASWCGPCIKEQPLLLKLHNAYPDKLSIYGVSMDTKKPLWLAAIAKGKLPWTNVSDLKYWTSPVVGDYMLQSVPLNFLIDKNGIILAKNIHGKALEDMIQNQLAQ; encoded by the coding sequence ATGAAAAAAACTTTACTTATCGTAGCATTCTTATGTTGTGTGATCACCAGTTCAAAAGCACAGGTTATAGGTGTCGATGTTGGTGATATTGCTCCAGAAATCGATCTTCCAAATACAAAGGGAGAAAATGTAGCGCTTTCTTCTTTAAGAGGTTCGCTGGTTTTAGTTGATTTTTGGGCTTCATGGTGCGGACCTTGCATCAAAGAACAGCCCTTATTATTAAAACTGCACAATGCTTATCCTGACAAATTATCGATTTATGGTGTTTCTATGGATACAAAAAAGCCGCTTTGGTTAGCTGCAATTGCAAAAGGGAAACTGCCTTGGACAAATGTAAGTGATTTAAAATACTGGACTTCACCAGTTGTGGGAGATTATATGCTGCAGTCAGTTCCTTTGAATTTCCTGATAGATAAAAACGGAATCATCCTGGCAAAGAATATCCATGGGAAAGCTTTAGAAGATATGATTCAAAATCAATTAGCACAATAA
- a CDS encoding DHA2 family efflux MFS transporter permease subunit has protein sequence MTPLIRKLLIFTVILAAIMELIDISIVNVALSHMSGNLGATLEDTSWVITAYAIANVIIIPITSFLSGKLGRRNYYIGSIVLFTFCSFMCGHSSNIWMLVFFRFLQGIGGGALLSISQVVVFEQFPKEKQSTAGALFGAGVFIGPTIGPTLGGYITENYDWPWIFLINIPIGIFVAISCYFLLREPEIKPPTAKVDWTGIGLLAVGVGALQTVLERGEVEDWFETRYIVVLTVIAVTTLLFFIYWELSIENPVVNLRVLKSKSLSIAAVLTFVTGFGMFISIYISPVVAQRLLSFSPYQTGLLLLPGAILALVALKICGTLLQKGVSPAIVIAMGFIIFIYFNWRMSGITLNTSGAEVAASLIFRAIGMALLTVPLTMLAVSSLEDKDVGQGAALNNMMRQLGGSFGVSIINTYVAHRFAEHRNVLVSNVNPSNIKAMDRLNAYITYFQYRGFTYNEARAKALKLMENIILKQSSLLSYRDAFFFVGLFFIAALPLLLFVLSKSKKPQTNLVISDH, from the coding sequence ATGACACCATTAATTCGTAAACTACTCATATTTACTGTAATCCTTGCTGCGATTATGGAATTAATCGATATTTCGATTGTAAATGTGGCGCTTTCGCACATGAGCGGTAATCTTGGTGCAACGCTCGAAGATACTTCTTGGGTAATCACAGCGTATGCCATTGCCAATGTAATTATTATTCCCATTACAAGTTTTTTGAGCGGTAAACTCGGAAGACGTAATTATTATATTGGTTCGATTGTTTTATTCACTTTCTGTTCTTTTATGTGCGGACATTCGTCTAATATCTGGATGCTGGTTTTCTTCCGATTTTTGCAGGGAATCGGCGGAGGCGCTTTATTATCAATTTCGCAGGTAGTTGTTTTCGAGCAGTTTCCAAAAGAAAAACAGTCCACAGCTGGAGCATTATTTGGTGCAGGAGTTTTTATAGGTCCAACGATTGGCCCTACACTTGGCGGATATATAACTGAAAACTACGACTGGCCTTGGATTTTCTTAATCAACATTCCAATTGGGATTTTTGTTGCTATTTCGTGTTACTTTTTGCTTCGCGAACCAGAAATAAAACCACCAACTGCAAAAGTCGACTGGACTGGGATTGGTTTACTGGCTGTTGGCGTAGGTGCTTTACAAACGGTTTTAGAACGAGGCGAAGTCGAAGACTGGTTCGAAACCCGATATATTGTTGTATTAACCGTAATTGCTGTCACTACCCTGCTCTTCTTTATTTATTGGGAATTATCAATTGAAAATCCCGTTGTAAATCTTCGGGTTCTTAAAAGTAAATCCTTAAGTATCGCAGCCGTTCTGACTTTTGTAACCGGTTTTGGAATGTTTATTTCTATTTATATAAGTCCAGTAGTGGCACAGCGTCTTTTGAGTTTTTCTCCGTATCAAACAGGATTGTTACTTCTGCCCGGAGCTATATTGGCTTTAGTCGCCCTAAAAATATGCGGTACTTTGCTTCAAAAAGGCGTTTCTCCTGCAATTGTTATTGCTATGGGATTTATCATTTTTATTTACTTCAACTGGCGAATGTCGGGAATAACGTTAAATACCAGCGGTGCAGAAGTGGCTGCTTCGCTTATTTTCAGAGCAATTGGGATGGCTTTACTCACGGTTCCCTTAACCATGCTTGCGGTTTCTTCTCTTGAAGATAAAGATGTTGGACAAGGCGCCGCACTTAATAATATGATGCGTCAGCTGGGTGGTTCGTTTGGTGTATCGATTATCAATACATACGTCGCCCATAGATTTGCCGAACATCGGAATGTATTAGTTTCAAATGTAAATCCAAGCAATATTAAAGCTATGGATCGACTGAACGCTTATATCACGTATTTTCAATACAGAGGATTTACATATAATGAAGCACGCGCTAAAGCTTTAAAACTTATGGAAAACATTATTCTGAAACAGTCTTCTCTGCTCAGTTATCGCGATGCGTTTTTCTTTGTAGGTTTGTTTTTTATTGCGGCGCTGCCGTTATTATTATTTGTGCTCAGCAAATCCAAAAAACCGCAGACCAATCTGGTTATTTCGGATCATTAA
- a CDS encoding TetR/AcrR family transcriptional regulator — protein MSKAERTRQFIIEKTAPIFNTKGYSGTSMSDIMEATGLSKGSIYGNFENKDEVAIAAFRFNIKKLIAIFDTEIDKQKTFKDKLLVYPRLYSDYYNLRVTAGGCPIINTATEADDTHPVLKNKVERTILAWKDKLIALIEGGITSGEFKAKNINPERTALSIIATIEGAIMIAKVTGNLSHLSSIMAAVSKTIEDLA, from the coding sequence ATGAGTAAAGCAGAAAGAACCCGACAGTTTATTATCGAAAAAACAGCCCCTATTTTCAATACTAAAGGGTACAGCGGTACTTCTATGAGTGATATTATGGAAGCAACTGGACTTTCAAAAGGAAGTATTTACGGTAATTTCGAAAACAAAGATGAAGTAGCGATCGCCGCTTTCAGATTTAACATCAAAAAACTTATTGCAATTTTTGATACTGAAATCGACAAACAAAAAACTTTTAAAGACAAGCTTTTAGTATATCCCAGACTGTATTCTGATTATTATAATTTGAGAGTCACTGCAGGTGGATGTCCGATTATTAATACTGCAACTGAGGCCGACGACACACATCCAGTTTTGAAGAATAAAGTGGAAAGAACCATTCTAGCCTGGAAAGACAAATTGATTGCTTTAATTGAAGGTGGAATTACTTCTGGAGAATTCAAAGCAAAAAACATCAATCCCGAAAGGACAGCTTTATCTATTATTGCTACTATCGAAGGCGCCATCATGATTGCCAAAGTAACCGGAAATTTATCTCACTTATCTTCCATAATGGCTGCTGTATCTAAAACTATAGAAGACTTAGCATAA
- a CDS encoding lysozyme inhibitor LprI family protein, translated as MIQKALLVLLVFISLKSNSQTLETIYKLKSKYQKCLDKGNNMRNCALEYYNQSDSLLNVSYKNLKAKMSSKEQSKLKKEQLAWLKKRDQFFQKVYADTKKEGNFIEGTQDFDMIIYDEQAKFVFGRVKELIQKG; from the coding sequence ATGATTCAAAAAGCACTTTTAGTATTGTTGGTATTTATTTCATTGAAATCAAATTCACAGACGCTTGAAACGATTTATAAATTAAAATCAAAATACCAAAAGTGTCTGGATAAAGGTAACAATATGCGAAATTGTGCTCTTGAGTATTACAATCAGTCTGATAGTTTGTTGAATGTATCGTATAAAAATCTTAAAGCTAAGATGAGTTCAAAAGAACAATCAAAGCTAAAGAAAGAACAATTAGCATGGCTTAAAAAACGAGATCAGTTTTTTCAAAAAGTATATGCAGATACCAAAAAGGAAGGAAATTTTATTGAAGGAACACAAGATTTTGATATGATTATTTATGATGAGCAGGCAAAATTTGTTTTTGGCAGAGTAAAAGAGCTTATTCAAAAAGGTTAG
- a CDS encoding chromate resistance protein ChrB domain-containing protein, producing MKWITRERPKIDRIACPWLIKKFIDSEAEFLYVPFDDVLNKAKELNAVPFDIPNVEYSHYNEECTFDYIVKKHQITDPAVLIMAKIVRGADTDRHDLAKEAAGLWAISAGLAHNITDDQELLETGLKLYDGLYSWASYLYHQNHLENSPFESLLQEVYKKFLSEKKSSKKTPSWVKELKEIIQDQIDTQFNFDLKKISNDLELNPSYLSREFSKYFEDLNFGEYVRKLRIEKAINLIQNSDLTLTEIAYMTGFSDQSHFTRIFKLHTGKNPSSYRKNASKSKPDTKGK from the coding sequence ATGAAATGGATCACACGGGAAAGGCCCAAAATTGACAGAATTGCGTGCCCTTGGCTTATTAAAAAATTTATCGATTCTGAGGCTGAATTCCTGTATGTTCCTTTCGATGATGTTCTCAATAAAGCAAAGGAACTAAATGCCGTTCCGTTTGATATTCCAAATGTAGAATACAGTCATTACAATGAAGAGTGCACCTTTGACTATATTGTAAAAAAACATCAAATTACAGATCCTGCTGTTTTAATAATGGCAAAAATTGTTCGTGGCGCCGATACAGATCGTCATGACCTTGCAAAAGAAGCTGCTGGACTCTGGGCAATTTCAGCCGGATTAGCTCATAATATAACTGATGATCAAGAACTTCTTGAAACTGGATTAAAGCTTTATGATGGGCTTTACAGCTGGGCTTCTTATTTATACCATCAAAATCATCTTGAAAATAGTCCTTTCGAAAGTCTGCTTCAGGAAGTATACAAAAAGTTTCTTTCTGAAAAGAAATCCAGTAAAAAAACACCTTCGTGGGTCAAAGAACTCAAAGAAATTATACAGGATCAAATCGATACCCAGTTTAATTTTGATCTGAAAAAGATTTCAAATGATTTAGAATTAAACCCATCTTATTTATCAAGAGAGTTTTCAAAGTATTTTGAAGATTTAAATTTTGGTGAATATGTTCGTAAATTACGAATTGAAAAAGCGATCAATTTAATTCAAAATTCGGATCTTACTTTAACTGAAATTGCTTATATGACAGGATTTTCAGATCAAAGTCATTTTACCCGAATATTTAAACTTCACACTGGAAAAAATCCTTCTTCATACAGAAAAAACGCTTCAAAAAGTAAACCAGATACAAAAGGTAAATAG
- a CDS encoding XAC2610-related protein, producing MKSITLLFTFLTTTLASAQISYTGFIDKYPIELVTDVYSDGVGSAVYMYSNFDTPIALDAKLSGKTLTLIEKDKNGKQSAKFILQNYNAKSNQLSGTWKDNLGKELKIILNRVFDLQDDKKIDWSGKEILQSVSFKDKYFKVVLSKSKDDFEAKVTAVKIIEKKTDKLIQKFNVECQLLGTNNISIDDYNFDGILDFSVYEGGTAGPDSTSLYFLYNPQTGKYFESSFSGSSLEFDSKTRRIYEHSQCCAGASQMDAEYKVANNKMILVKKTCLEYDQKKGGLKKVKCD from the coding sequence ATGAAAAGCATAACACTACTATTTACTTTCCTTACAACAACTCTCGCATCAGCCCAAATAAGTTACACAGGCTTTATTGATAAATATCCAATAGAGTTGGTTACCGATGTTTATTCTGATGGAGTAGGAAGCGCCGTTTATATGTATTCTAATTTTGATACACCAATTGCTTTGGATGCCAAACTAAGCGGAAAAACGTTGACATTAATCGAAAAAGATAAAAATGGAAAACAAAGTGCCAAATTCATCCTTCAAAATTACAATGCAAAAAGCAACCAATTAAGCGGAACATGGAAAGACAATTTGGGTAAAGAATTAAAAATCATCTTAAATAGAGTTTTTGATCTTCAAGATGATAAAAAAATAGATTGGAGCGGAAAAGAAATTTTACAATCCGTTTCGTTTAAAGATAAATATTTCAAAGTGGTTCTCTCTAAAAGCAAAGACGATTTCGAAGCAAAAGTAACAGCGGTTAAAATCATCGAAAAAAAGACCGACAAATTAATCCAGAAATTTAATGTTGAATGCCAGCTTTTAGGAACAAACAATATCAGTATTGATGATTATAATTTTGATGGAATTCTTGATTTTTCAGTTTACGAAGGCGGTACGGCTGGGCCAGATAGCACAAGCTTGTATTTTTTATATAATCCTCAAACAGGAAAATATTTCGAAAGCAGTTTTAGCGGCAGTTCTTTAGAATTTGACAGTAAGACAAGAAGGATTTACGAGCATAGCCAATGCTGTGCAGGCGCAAGTCAAATGGATGCTGAATATAAAGTAGCCAATAATAAAATGATTTTGGTGAAGAAAACCTGTCTTGAATACGACCAAAAGAAAGGCGGTCTTAAAAAGGTGAAATGCGATTAA
- a CDS encoding DUF4142 domain-containing protein, producing MKKILLAGKAILGAGLIIIFLNSCKNETKQEDPKEVAEDANEAKFDTIDSKEDDSEFLVDQAEINLAEIEIGKLAQQKGTDPEVKKFGKMLVDEHTKSASEVSALAKAKNFTLPTSLTEEGQDEYKKLNEKSGTDFDKKFADMMIDGHEKAINKLEKASKDATDQDVRTWASNNIANLTAHLEHAKLLKQNLDKK from the coding sequence ATGAAAAAGATATTATTAGCCGGTAAAGCGATTTTAGGAGCAGGACTTATTATTATATTCCTAAATTCTTGTAAAAATGAAACGAAACAAGAAGATCCAAAAGAAGTAGCAGAAGATGCTAATGAGGCTAAATTTGACACTATTGACAGTAAAGAAGATGACTCTGAATTCTTGGTAGATCAGGCTGAAATTAATTTAGCTGAAATCGAAATCGGGAAATTAGCACAGCAGAAAGGTACAGATCCTGAAGTGAAAAAGTTTGGTAAAATGCTTGTTGATGAGCATACAAAATCAGCTTCGGAAGTAAGTGCTTTAGCAAAAGCTAAAAACTTTACTTTACCAACTTCATTAACCGAAGAAGGTCAAGATGAGTATAAAAAATTAAATGAAAAATCAGGTACAGATTTTGACAAAAAATTCGCCGATATGATGATCGACGGACATGAAAAAGCGATTAACAAACTTGAAAAAGCTTCAAAAGATGCAACAGATCAAGATGTAAGAACTTGGGCTTCTAACAATATCGCCAATTTAACAGCGCATTTAGAACATGCTAAACTGTTGAAACAAAATTTGGACAAAAAGTAA
- the galA gene encoding beta-galactosidase GalA has protein sequence MKIIVSKIFTLFFIVMYNLTFAQNKSDREWIVIDKDWRFSFGHLYDTKKDFGHAEGYFSYLTKTGFGDGPASKDFDDRAWRKLDLPHDWAVEQPFGENGSFSHGFKMAGKGFPEKSIGWYRKKITIPETDKGKIISLQFDGVFRNSKVFFNGYYLGTEQSGYNGFEYDVTAYVNYGGENTIVVRADASMEEGWFYEGAGIYRHVYLKKTNPVHIALNGTYVTSEVKADNAEVTAEITIENKGNYKGSVEVIQTIFDASDKQNANTSESITVPEFYKSANYKSKLIVHNPKLWDIDLPNLYRLVTELKQNGKIIDRYETSFGIRTIKFDAEKGFFLNGKSLKLKGTNNHQDHAGIGTALPDEIQYYRIQKLKEMGSNAYRCSHHPPTPELLEACDKLGMLVIDETRLMGINDYHLNDLERMMKRDRNHPSIFCWSVGNEEWNIEGNIVGERITNVMQDFAKSIDSTRPVTVGISSGFKSGISSVVEIMGYNYLGNGDIDAHRNEFKNQPGMGTEEGSTFATRGIYFTDDAKHYQSAYDRKPRPTFYSIEEGWKFYAERPYLAGMFIWTGFDYRGEPTPYGWPSVTSYFGMMDVCGFPKDNVFYLKSWWTNKPVLHIMPHWNWNGMQGKEIEVWVHSNCDEVELFLNKKSLGKKKMEINSHLEWKVKYVPGTLEAVGYKNGRKILTEVQKTTGKAENIKLSTDQENLSEGNVKVVTVEVTDKNGLHVPTANDEITFSIKGGKILGVGNGDPTSLEKDQFLDDVELVSITHFQEQKGTSASLPNELSSYPENEWITAFQDRDYKKQAPSHIYRGEFDLKKYSASNTVSFFYKKIGIETVVFVNGHLINPSAEDSQKYVLDFTVLKEGKNAIYIAATPLQKIKDWDVMNTDPGIIQVITPAKPWKRKLFNGYAQIIIQKEENAKEVILSAFANGLKTGTLNMGFKK, from the coding sequence ATGAAAATTATAGTTTCTAAAATCTTTACGCTGTTTTTTATTGTCATGTACAACCTGACTTTTGCCCAGAATAAATCAGATCGGGAATGGATTGTAATTGATAAAGACTGGCGTTTTTCATTTGGACATTTATACGATACCAAAAAAGATTTTGGACACGCTGAAGGATATTTTTCTTATTTGACGAAAACCGGTTTTGGAGACGGACCTGCGTCAAAAGATTTTGATGACCGCGCATGGCGAAAGCTTGATCTCCCTCATGATTGGGCAGTAGAACAGCCTTTTGGCGAAAACGGAAGTTTCAGCCACGGATTTAAAATGGCTGGAAAAGGTTTTCCTGAAAAAAGTATTGGCTGGTACCGAAAAAAAATCACGATTCCAGAAACTGATAAAGGAAAAATAATCTCCCTGCAATTTGATGGCGTTTTTAGAAATTCAAAAGTTTTCTTCAACGGTTATTACCTTGGGACAGAACAAAGCGGTTATAACGGATTTGAATATGATGTAACGGCTTATGTTAATTATGGAGGAGAAAATACAATTGTGGTCCGTGCCGATGCCTCTATGGAAGAAGGCTGGTTTTATGAAGGTGCTGGAATTTACAGACACGTATATTTAAAGAAAACAAATCCAGTTCATATTGCGTTAAACGGAACGTATGTAACTTCTGAAGTTAAAGCTGATAATGCTGAAGTTACAGCCGAAATTACAATTGAAAATAAAGGAAATTACAAAGGTTCAGTCGAAGTGATTCAGACTATTTTTGATGCTTCGGATAAACAAAATGCAAATACTTCTGAAAGTATAACGGTTCCTGAGTTTTATAAATCAGCCAATTACAAATCAAAATTGATTGTTCACAATCCGAAGTTGTGGGATATTGATTTGCCAAATTTGTATCGATTAGTGACAGAATTAAAACAAAACGGGAAAATAATAGACCGTTATGAAACTTCTTTTGGCATTAGAACAATCAAATTTGATGCTGAAAAAGGATTTTTTCTAAATGGAAAATCTTTAAAATTAAAAGGAACCAACAATCATCAAGATCATGCCGGAATTGGAACGGCTCTGCCTGATGAAATTCAATATTACAGAATCCAGAAACTAAAAGAAATGGGTTCGAATGCGTATCGTTGTTCGCATCATCCGCCAACACCCGAATTGTTGGAAGCCTGCGATAAACTGGGAATGCTGGTTATAGACGAAACGCGCTTAATGGGAATTAACGATTATCATTTGAATGATTTGGAGCGAATGATGAAACGCGATCGAAATCATCCAAGTATTTTCTGCTGGTCAGTTGGAAACGAAGAATGGAATATAGAAGGTAACATTGTGGGCGAAAGAATTACAAATGTTATGCAGGATTTTGCCAAAAGCATTGATTCAACAAGACCTGTAACGGTTGGAATCAGCAGCGGGTTTAAAAGCGGCATTTCATCTGTGGTTGAAATTATGGGATATAATTATCTCGGAAACGGAGATATTGATGCCCATAGAAATGAATTTAAAAATCAGCCGGGAATGGGGACAGAAGAAGGTTCGACTTTTGCTACAAGAGGCATTTATTTTACAGATGATGCCAAACATTATCAAAGTGCTTATGATCGAAAACCACGTCCGACATTTTATAGTATAGAAGAAGGCTGGAAGTTTTATGCCGAAAGACCTTACCTGGCAGGAATGTTCATTTGGACAGGATTTGATTATCGAGGCGAACCCACTCCGTACGGCTGGCCGTCGGTTACGTCTTATTTTGGAATGATGGATGTCTGCGGTTTCCCGAAAGACAACGTATTTTATTTGAAATCATGGTGGACAAACAAACCTGTTTTGCATATCATGCCGCATTGGAACTGGAACGGAATGCAAGGCAAAGAAATTGAGGTCTGGGTGCATTCGAATTGTGATGAAGTGGAACTTTTCTTAAACAAAAAAAGTCTGGGTAAGAAGAAGATGGAAATCAACAGTCATTTAGAATGGAAAGTAAAGTATGTGCCCGGAACTTTAGAAGCTGTTGGATATAAAAACGGAAGAAAGATTTTAACCGAAGTTCAAAAAACAACTGGAAAAGCTGAAAACATAAAACTATCAACAGACCAAGAAAATCTTTCAGAAGGAAATGTTAAGGTTGTTACGGTTGAGGTTACCGATAAAAACGGCTTACATGTTCCTACTGCAAATGATGAAATTACATTTTCAATAAAAGGAGGAAAGATTTTAGGAGTAGGAAATGGCGATCCAACTTCTTTAGAAAAAGATCAGTTTCTGGATGATGTTGAATTGGTTTCTATAACGCATTTTCAGGAACAGAAAGGTACATCGGCATCTTTGCCAAATGAATTATCTAGCTATCCAGAAAATGAATGGATTACAGCTTTTCAAGACCGTGATTATAAAAAACAAGCGCCATCGCATATTTATAGAGGAGAATTTGATTTAAAGAAGTATTCGGCTTCAAATACGGTGAGTTTCTTTTATAAGAAAATAGGAATTGAAACAGTAGTTTTTGTCAACGGACACCTAATAAATCCAAGTGCTGAAGATTCTCAGAAATATGTTTTGGATTTTACAGTTTTAAAAGAAGGTAAAAACGCAATTTATATTGCCGCAACACCTTTACAAAAAATAAAAGACTGGGACGTTATGAATACAGATCCTGGAATTATTCAAGTGATAACGCCTGCCAAACCTTGGAAAAGAAAGCTTTTTAATGGATATGCTCAGATTATTATCCAAAAAGAAGAAAATGCAAAAGAGGTTATTCTTTCAGCTTTCGCTAACGGTTTAAAAACGGGAACTTTAAATATGGGGTTTAAGAAATAA
- a CDS encoding cupin domain-containing protein, which yields MSTHNTAVTEEGRIPNTYMTGEVSYKKQTSNIHPENTVIKEVSFEPGSRSNWHINASLQLIIVTDGVGYYQERGGQINLIEKGKVITVLPGIEHWYGATPKTKYSHITIVTEVNKGHGTWLESVTDEEYLQNLEALRF from the coding sequence ATGTCGACACATAACACCGCCGTGACCGAAGAAGGAAGAATTCCAAACACTTATATGACAGGTGAAGTGTCATATAAAAAGCAGACCAGTAATATTCATCCTGAAAATACTGTAATTAAAGAAGTTTCCTTTGAACCGGGCTCTAGAAGCAACTGGCACATTAATGCAAGTCTTCAGTTAATTATTGTTACTGATGGAGTTGGCTATTATCAGGAAAGAGGAGGACAGATTAATCTTATTGAAAAAGGAAAAGTAATTACCGTTCTGCCTGGAATTGAACATTGGTATGGGGCAACACCAAAAACAAAATACTCACATATCACTATTGTTACAGAAGTAAACAAAGGTCATGGAACTTGGCTTGAAAGTGTAACCGATGAGGAGTATTTACAGAATCTAGAAGCTTTACGATTCTAA
- a CDS encoding DUF7218 family protein, with protein MPDPRIKNEEQYEALVKKGYSKEKSARIANTPDAGKKGGKAKPYEEWTKDELLKQASKVGIKGRSYMNKKGLIESLRKN; from the coding sequence ATGCCAGATCCAAGAATCAAGAATGAGGAACAATATGAAGCATTGGTAAAAAAAGGATACAGCAAAGAGAAATCAGCTCGTATTGCTAATACTCCAGATGCTGGAAAGAAAGGCGGAAAAGCGAAGCCTTATGAAGAATGGACAAAAGACGAACTTTTAAAACAAGCTAGCAAAGTAGGTATAAAAGGACGTTCTTACATGAACAAAAAGGGACTTATAGAATCGTTACGAAAAAATTAG